In Vibrio lentus, a single genomic region encodes these proteins:
- the rsxD gene encoding electron transport complex subunit RsxD produces the protein MAFFIASSPHAHNRRSTPDLMKWVAICALPGLLAQTYFFGWGTLIQLVFAIALAVTFEAAVMLLRKRPPVMALRDYSAVVTAWLLSVAIPPHSPWWILVIGMFFAIIIAKHLYGGLGQNPFNPAMVAYVVLLISFPVQMTSWNAPTSLTAEATSFVDSFLMIFTGFNNEGLSLQQARLGIDGTTMATPLDAFKTALTAGNTASEALSQPQFSWLAGVGWEWVNLAYLVGGLVLIKQRVIQWHIPVAFIASLALFSLVFLVLTPGETASPTIHLLSGATMLGAFFIATDPVSASTTVKGRLVFGALIGGLVFIIRSWGGFPDGVAFAVLLANMCVPLIDYYTKPRTYGH, from the coding sequence GTGGCCTTCTTTATCGCCAGCTCACCGCACGCGCACAATCGTAGAAGCACCCCCGATCTCATGAAATGGGTCGCTATTTGTGCATTGCCAGGTCTACTAGCTCAAACCTACTTCTTTGGATGGGGTACTCTCATCCAGTTGGTATTTGCTATTGCACTTGCTGTTACCTTTGAAGCCGCTGTAATGCTGCTAAGAAAACGTCCACCAGTGATGGCATTGCGTGATTACAGTGCGGTTGTGACCGCTTGGCTACTCAGTGTCGCGATTCCCCCACACTCTCCGTGGTGGATTCTAGTCATAGGTATGTTCTTCGCTATCATCATCGCAAAACACCTTTATGGCGGCCTTGGACAAAACCCATTTAACCCGGCGATGGTGGCTTACGTTGTTTTGCTGATCTCATTCCCAGTTCAAATGACGAGTTGGAATGCGCCGACCAGCTTAACCGCTGAAGCAACGAGCTTTGTTGACTCATTTTTGATGATCTTTACCGGTTTCAACAATGAAGGTTTGTCTCTGCAGCAAGCGCGTCTTGGTATTGATGGCACCACCATGGCAACACCACTTGATGCCTTCAAAACGGCATTGACGGCAGGCAACACCGCTTCTGAAGCTCTGTCTCAACCACAATTCAGCTGGTTAGCTGGTGTGGGTTGGGAATGGGTTAACCTTGCCTACCTAGTCGGCGGCTTAGTGCTCATTAAACAACGTGTGATTCAGTGGCATATTCCAGTCGCTTTTATTGCTAGCCTTGCGCTGTTTAGCCTAGTGTTCTTAGTGTTGACGCCAGGTGAAACCGCTTCTCCAACCATTCATCTATTGTCTGGCGCAACCATGCTTGGTGCATTCTTCATTGCAACCGATCCGGTTTCAGCCTCGACAACAGTGAAAGGTCGCTTGGTATTTGGTGCCCTGATTGGCGGGTTAGTCTTTATTATCCGCAGTTGGGGTGGCTTCCCTGATGGCGTAGCGTTCGCTGTATTGTTAGCCAACATGTGTGTTCCACTGATTGACTACTACACCAAACCTCGTACATACGGCCACTAA